In the genome of Fulvivirga maritima, one region contains:
- the smc gene encoding chromosome segregation protein SMC encodes MQLSKLEIKGFKSFGDKVTINFDEGITGIVGPNGCGKSNIVDSIRWVLGEQSSRTLRSEKMENVIFNGTKKRKPTQLAEVSLTFNNTKNLLPTEYSQVSITRRYYRSGESEYLLNGVTCRLKDITNLFLDTGIASNSYAIIELKMVDDILNDKDNSRRGLFEEAAGISKFKKRKKETLKKLQDTDADLERVEDLLYEIEKNMKSLERQAKQTEKYYQLKEEYKSLSILLARLTINKFSENYKNLGKRIEAENDKKLSLNKQVSEKEASLEKSKADMILKEKALSSRQKALNEHVNKIRQYESEKKIKNERLRFLNDKSDSLKDQIEQDRKSNERAKFSLESLTQEKNAAQKILAEIEVKLGGLKEEYEIQKRKTAQIQEEVDTLRKSQKSKQEEMYQLKKSVEIKELQLSSLKQELEKTASDTNQQSASLVEFDQKVSALSEQLSVKDKEQQRLQAEETDLQNRIESTEKTIEVIREEVTQTNRKLDARQNEYNLTKSLVESLEGFPEAIKFLKKKAGWNKNAPLLSDILTCDDKYRVTIENYLEPYLNYYIVEKEEDAYEAINILSEAARGKAHFFILESFEDFTPSNTTLYDNAFPATNIMEYDSKYRKLMSHILDRVYILEGDYKNIPKNDENIFITQSGKVTRRRFSISGGSVGLFEGKKIGRAKNLEKLDKEIKELTKRLDEVQQSLKDKQKELEQFKLSTKKTDIEELREEIKLINEEYISIKTKQEQFSKMLSDADMRKEDILEKIEELTEQIAEDKPRAENEEKAQLEKEVKLNDLSLELQEENEILTEKSSAFNEQNISFHQQENRVRSLEQEIEYKTDTFENSKARIEKNQLELKENESEIRQLLDKAETNDDELVSMYEEKESIEAGVNEAEREYYNVRGQIDEVDKSVREVQRNKENIDTVLMELQNKLNETKLELNSVKERLSVEFNIKVDEIMDEESEEQVEASEEELREKVNKIKDRLDRMGPINPMAMEAYQEIKERNDFITSQREDLFNAKESLLTTISEIDTVAKETFIDAYEKIKENFVKVFRSLFTEEDDCDLKLSDPENPLESSIEIIAKPKGKRPLTINQLSGGEKTLTATSLLFSIYLLKPAPFCIFDEVDAPLDDANIDKFNNIIKTFSKESQFIIVTHNKRTMASTDVIYGITMIEQGVSRVIPVDLRELAD; translated from the coding sequence ATGCAACTTTCCAAACTGGAGATCAAGGGCTTTAAAAGTTTTGGCGATAAAGTAACAATTAACTTTGATGAGGGAATTACAGGAATTGTAGGACCTAATGGTTGTGGTAAATCTAATATCGTGGACTCTATACGATGGGTACTGGGTGAGCAAAGTAGCCGTACTCTGCGGTCAGAGAAGATGGAGAACGTTATTTTTAACGGAACCAAAAAGCGTAAGCCTACTCAGCTGGCAGAAGTATCACTCACTTTTAATAATACAAAGAATCTACTTCCTACAGAATATTCACAAGTATCTATCACCAGGCGTTATTACAGGTCAGGGGAAAGCGAATACTTACTTAATGGTGTAACTTGTAGGCTCAAAGATATCACCAACCTCTTTTTAGATACTGGTATTGCTTCTAATAGCTATGCCATTATAGAATTAAAAATGGTAGATGATATTCTTAATGACAAGGACAACTCGCGAAGAGGACTTTTTGAAGAAGCAGCCGGAATTTCCAAATTCAAAAAAAGGAAGAAAGAGACCTTAAAAAAACTTCAGGATACTGATGCTGACCTGGAAAGAGTAGAAGATCTCCTTTATGAGATCGAAAAGAACATGAAGTCTTTAGAAAGACAGGCCAAGCAGACTGAAAAGTACTATCAACTTAAAGAAGAATATAAATCATTAAGTATTTTACTGGCACGGCTCACTATTAATAAATTTAGTGAGAACTATAAGAATTTAGGCAAACGAATCGAAGCCGAAAATGATAAAAAGCTAAGCCTTAACAAGCAAGTAAGTGAAAAAGAAGCCAGCCTGGAGAAATCTAAGGCTGACATGATTCTCAAAGAAAAGGCACTTTCATCAAGGCAAAAAGCACTTAATGAGCATGTAAATAAAATTAGGCAATACGAAAGTGAGAAAAAGATAAAAAATGAGCGTTTACGCTTTCTTAATGACAAATCTGACTCACTTAAAGACCAAATAGAGCAAGACCGAAAGAGTAATGAACGTGCCAAATTCAGCCTTGAAAGCCTTACACAGGAAAAAAATGCGGCTCAGAAGATCTTAGCAGAGATAGAAGTAAAACTCGGCGGTTTAAAAGAAGAGTATGAAATTCAAAAAAGGAAAACCGCTCAAATTCAGGAAGAGGTAGATACGCTCCGAAAATCTCAGAAGAGTAAGCAAGAAGAGATGTATCAACTTAAAAAATCTGTTGAAATTAAAGAACTTCAGCTTAGCTCCCTAAAACAAGAACTTGAAAAAACCGCTAGTGATACTAATCAACAAAGTGCCAGCTTAGTTGAATTTGATCAAAAAGTCTCTGCTTTATCAGAACAGCTTAGTGTAAAGGATAAAGAACAGCAAAGATTACAGGCAGAAGAAACTGATCTTCAGAACAGAATTGAGTCTACCGAAAAAACTATTGAGGTTATCAGGGAGGAAGTAACACAGACCAACCGAAAGCTAGATGCCAGACAGAATGAATACAACCTCACAAAATCTCTGGTAGAAAGTCTGGAGGGTTTTCCTGAAGCCATTAAATTTTTAAAGAAAAAAGCAGGCTGGAACAAGAATGCCCCTCTCCTATCAGACATACTCACCTGTGATGATAAATATAGGGTAACCATAGAAAATTATCTGGAGCCCTACCTGAACTATTACATAGTAGAGAAAGAAGAAGATGCTTATGAAGCCATCAATATTTTAAGTGAAGCCGCCAGAGGTAAAGCACACTTTTTTATCCTGGAGTCCTTTGAAGACTTTACTCCTTCTAACACTACTCTTTATGACAATGCCTTCCCGGCTACTAACATCATGGAATATGACAGCAAGTACAGAAAGCTGATGAGTCATATATTAGATAGGGTGTACATTCTGGAAGGAGATTACAAGAACATACCAAAAAATGATGAAAATATCTTCATCACGCAAAGTGGTAAAGTCACCAGAAGGCGTTTCAGTATTTCCGGAGGTTCTGTAGGTCTATTTGAAGGTAAAAAGATAGGGCGAGCTAAAAACCTGGAGAAATTAGATAAAGAAATAAAGGAGCTCACAAAAAGACTGGATGAGGTACAGCAAAGCCTTAAAGACAAACAAAAAGAACTTGAACAGTTTAAGCTCAGCACCAAAAAAACCGACATTGAAGAGTTAAGGGAAGAGATTAAACTTATCAATGAAGAGTATATCTCTATAAAAACTAAGCAAGAGCAGTTTAGCAAAATGCTTTCTGACGCAGATATGCGAAAAGAAGATATCCTTGAAAAAATAGAGGAGCTTACTGAGCAAATAGCTGAAGACAAGCCCAGAGCTGAAAATGAAGAGAAGGCGCAACTTGAAAAAGAAGTGAAATTAAATGACCTCTCTTTAGAACTGCAAGAGGAAAATGAAATTCTAACAGAGAAATCCTCTGCTTTCAATGAGCAAAACATCTCTTTTCACCAGCAGGAGAACCGAGTTAGAAGTCTGGAACAAGAGATCGAATACAAAACAGATACCTTTGAAAATAGTAAAGCCAGAATAGAGAAAAATCAGCTGGAGTTAAAAGAGAATGAATCTGAAATCAGACAACTGTTAGATAAAGCTGAGACCAATGATGATGAGTTGGTATCTATGTACGAAGAAAAAGAAAGCATAGAAGCTGGTGTAAATGAAGCCGAAAGAGAATACTATAATGTAAGAGGGCAAATAGATGAAGTTGATAAGTCAGTAAGAGAAGTTCAGAGGAATAAAGAAAATATAGACACCGTGCTCATGGAGCTTCAAAATAAGCTCAATGAAACCAAGCTTGAACTCAATTCAGTAAAAGAAAGACTTTCTGTAGAGTTTAACATTAAGGTGGATGAGATAATGGATGAGGAGTCTGAAGAGCAAGTAGAAGCCAGTGAAGAGGAACTTCGAGAAAAGGTTAACAAAATAAAAGACAGGCTGGATCGTATGGGGCCTATTAACCCTATGGCCATGGAAGCCTACCAGGAAATAAAAGAAAGAAATGATTTCATTACCAGCCAGCGAGAGGATCTCTTTAATGCTAAAGAATCTCTACTGACAACTATTAGTGAAATTGATACAGTAGCCAAAGAAACCTTTATAGATGCTTACGAAAAAATAAAAGAGAACTTCGTAAAAGTATTTAGAAGCTTGTTTACTGAAGAAGATGACTGTGACCTTAAACTGAGTGATCCTGAAAATCCTCTGGAATCTAGCATCGAGATTATAGCTAAGCCAAAAGGAAAGAGACCACTTACTATTAACCAGCTTTCAGGAGGTGAAAAAACACTTACTGCTACCTCTCTTCTGTTTTCCATCTATCTACTGAAGCCGGCTCCATTCTGTATTTTTGATGAAGTTGATGCTCCTTTAGATGATGCCAATATTGATAAGTTCAACAATATTATAAAGACCTTCTCTAAAGAATCTCAATTTATAATAG